The genomic region CGGCCGGGAGCTTGAGGTAATCGACCTGCGGTCACTGTCCCCGCTGGACCTGACGGCCGCGTACGAGTCGGTGAAGCGCACCGGCCGCGCGGTGGTGGTGCACGAGGCGCCGTCGAACATCGGCCTCGGCGCCGAGTTGGCAGCCCGGATCACCGAGGAGTGCTTCTACTCCCTGGAGTCGCCGGTGCTGCGGGTCACGGGCTTCGACATCCCCTACCCGGCGGCCCGGGTAGAGGAGGAGTTCCTGCCCGACCTGGACCGGGTGCTCGACGCCGTCGACCGCACGTTCGGTTGGTGAGCGCCATGTCCCGGATCAAGGAATTCAACCTGCCCGACCTGGGTGAGGGGTTGACCGAGGGCGAGATCCTGACCTGGCTCGTCAAGGTCGGCGACACCATCGAGCTGAACCAGCCGATCGTCGAGGTCGAAACCGCCAAGGCCGCGGTGGAAATCCCGGCGAAGTGGGCCGGGCAGGTGCAGGCGATCTTCCACCCGGAGGGCACCACTGTCGAGGTCGGCAGCCCGATCATCGCGATCGACACCGACCCGGGCGCGGGCCCGCTGGAGGCGCCGTCGACCACGGCGACCCCCACGGGCGACCTGCCCACCCCGTCGGCGGCCTCCCTGGCCGCGGTCGAGGTGGCGCCGGCGGAGGGCATGGTCGAACCCGGCCTGATCGGCGGCCCCGCCCCGGGCGGACGCACGGCGGTCCTGGTCGGCTACGGCCCCCGAACGACAACAGCAAAACGCCGCCCCCGCAAAGCCCTGCCCCCCACCCCGGCCCCGGCCCCGGCCCTCACCTCCGCCGCAGTCGATCATGGAGTTGTGGTGGGGGACAAACCCGCTGCCATCCCCATGATTCCGGCACCACAAGTCCATGATCGACGCGATGAGGTGAGTGGCGGCGGGCTTGTGCTTGCCAAGCCTCCGGTGCGCAAGCTCGCCAAGGACCTTGGCGTCGACCTGCGCGCGCTCACGGGTTCGGGGCCGCTCGGCTCGATCACCCGGGAGGACGTACAGCAGGCGGCGAGCGGTGCCACCACGGCCGCCGAGCCGGTTGCCGTCACGTCGGTGGCGACGAGCGCCGCGAGCTTCGGCGCCGACCGCGAGCAGCGCATCCCGGTCAAGGGGGTACGCAAGCTCACCGCCGAGAACATGTCCCGCTCGGCGTTCACGGCCCCGCACGTGACGGAGTTCCTGACCGTCGACGTGACCCGGGCCATGAAGGCGCTGGACCGGCTGCGTGGCCGGCGGGAGTGGCGCGACGTACGGGTCTCGCCGTTGTTGCTCGTGGCGAAGGCCGTGCTGCTGGCCGTGCAGCGGCACCCGATGGTCAACTCGACCTGGGCCGGCGACGAGATCGTGGTCAAGGAGTACGTCAACCTCGGTATCGCGGCGGCCACCGAGCGCGGCCTGATCGTGCCGAACGTGAAGGACGCCGGCCGGCTCTCGCTCCGCGAGTTGGCGGACGCGCTGAACGAGCTGGTGCAGACGGCGAAGTCCGGCCGCACCTCGCCGGCGGCCATGTCCGGCGGCACCCTGACCATCACCAACGTCGGCGTGTTCGGGGTGGACACAGGTACGCCGATCCTGCCTCCGGGCGAGTCGGCGATCCTGGCCTTCGGCGCCGTACGGGAGATGCCCTGGGTGCACAAGGGCAAGGTCAAGGCGCGTCAGGTCACCACTCTGGGGCTGAGCTTCGACCACCGGATCATCGACGGTGAGTTGGGCTCGAAGTTCCTGCGCGACGTGGGCGACTTCCTCACCGATCCGGAGGCGGCGCTGCTCGCCTGGACCTGACAGGTTCGAACGCCAGGCCACACGGCCGGTGTGCCACGGGTTAACGCCCGGCACACCGGCCGTGTCCGTTGAGCGACGAAACAGTCGGCCAGGTGCCCACTCCGCCTTCGATCGTTAGGCAGGTGTCTCAGCTCACCTAACAATCGATGGATTTCCGCCTCGGCATGCGGTTAAATAGACGCATCAGGGGCCGACAATCGAATAAGCCAGGGGGACCCACCAATGAGCATGATCGAGCGAATCCGCAACCACCGCGTCGCCACCCGCCGCGCCCGTGCCATCGAGCACGCGCTGCGTTCGGCCAACTCGCCGTCGGTTCGTGACGAACTCCTCGTCATCGCCCAGCGTCACGTGAGCTGACGCTCCACGACATTCCGCACCCTCCTCCAGATCGATGGCCCACCCGGTTCCGGGTGGGCCATCGGCGTTCCACCACTACCTGGACCGGGATTCCGCCCTGCCGCAGCGCCCGGTACCGTGGGCTTCGGTCGCCGCCGGCCGGCACTGCCGACGCCGGTCCGATAGAAGCTGCTCGACACCGACCGGCAACGCGGAGTGACGACAGGTGCTCCTTGGACACCTCGTGCGGGCACCGGATACCGTGCGGGGAGCCGGCACGGCGGTACGCCGGTGACGCCGGCTGCCATGCCGAGGAGACCGATCGGTGCCGGCGGCCGACATGTGATGGAGGAGGCGCACCCATGACGTCCGAGGGCCCGCACCGCCCCGGCCAGGAGCCGGACGAGGTGTCACAGGGCGCCGGACCGGCGCCGTACGGCGACCGCCCGGCGCAGCCGGACAACGGCTACAACGCAGCCGGCCCCGATCTGGGCTGGGCGCCGCCGCCACCAGCGCGGCCCAACCCGCCCGCACCCGCGTGGGCGACCCAGTCCCCCGAGCAGCAGGCGAACCCCGCCTGGGGTGCCGCCGCCGCTCCACAGTCCAGCGACCCCGCACAGCCCGCCTGGGCCACCGGCGGTGGCGCCCCCGAGCAGGGGCAGCCCGCCCAGTGGACGGCTCCGCAGCAGGGCTGGACACCACCCGAGCAGGCCGCACCCGCGAGCGCGCCCGAGCAGCCCGAGTGGGCGCCGGCCCAGCCTGCCGCGCGAGGTGCCGCGCAGGTGCCGGCCACGACCGCCTGGCCAGCCCAGGAAGACCCGGCCCGCTCCGGCGGCTGGAGCACCGAGACCCCGCCGGACGACGCGTCCGGTTCCGGCGGCTGGGGCGGTGCCGCGCAGGCCAGCCCGCCCGCCGGCGACTGGCGCGGCGCCCAGCCCGGGCAGCCCGCCGGTTGGTCCGGAGGCAGCGCGCAGCAGGACGACCAGTCCGGTTCCGGCGGCTGGGCCGTGGGTGCCGCCGCTGGCCGAGACGACCAGCCGGTGTGGACGCCGGCCGAGCAGACGCCCCAGACCTGGGGTCAGCCCACCGAGCAGGCCGAGCAGCCGGCCCCCGCCTGGGGGCAGGCCGAGCCGGCAGGCGCCCGTGGCGCGGCCCAACCGCCGACGACCAACTGGCCCGGTCAGGACGACCCGGCCCGCTCCGGCGGATGGGCGGCACAGCAGCAACAACAGGCGCAGCCGGGTGGATGGGGCGACGGCACCGACGTACGCCAGGACGAGCCGGCACAGCCGGCGGCCTGGGGTGGCGCCGAAGGTCGTCAGCAACAGCCCGACTGGGTGCTCTCGGCCCAGGGTCAGCCGGCCGAGCGGCAGGAACCGGCGGGTTGGCAACAGGCGGAGCAGGCCAGCCCTCCGGCCGCCCGAGCCAGCGTCAGTGTGCCCGGCAACGACGCGACGCCCGGCTGGGCCGCCGCCGACCCGGGCAACGCCGCGCAGGGCGGTGCCGCTGTCCCGCAGGTCCAGCCGTGGGCGCCGGGTGAGGTGTGGGGTCGCGCCGAGGCGGAAGCCTCCGCGCAGTCCCGCGGTGGCCGGGGCGACGACGCGCCGGTCTACCAGCCCGCCCCGGCGCCGGGGATCTCACCGGCCAACGCGGTCCCCCTGCCGCCGCAGGAGCAGCGCGTGCCAGGTGCGAGCCTGGCTGCCGCCCCGCCGGCCGACTACGCGCCCCCGGCCCAGTACCCGCCGATCCCCGAGCAGCCGGCGTACGCCGAGCGCGACACCCCGGACGCCGCCGCGCAGTACGACGCGGAGCCGGCCGGGTGGGGTCGCGCCGAGGATGCTCCCGCCGCTGGTGCCATGGTTCCCGCTCCGCGTACCTCTCCCGAGGCCGGAGCGGGTCGTGCCGCCGTACCGGTGTCGGACGCCGGATCGGCGGGCGGCGCGGCGGCCCGTGCCACGGCGAGCGCCTCGGTGCCCCTGGCGAGTCGGGTGATGCCACCGGCGGACCAGGCCATGCGACCGGCCAGCACGTCCGCGCCACAGCCCCGGGTGTACGGCCGCCCGGCCCAGGCCGAGCCGGAGAACGAGCCGGACCAGTCGGCGCCGGAGGCGTTCCAGGCCGACCCGGGCTCCGAGCGCCCGAGCACGCCCGACTGGCGCAACGACTCCGACCGGCCGAGCGCCCCGGACTGGCAGAGCGGTCCGGAGCGTCAGTCCCCACCGGACTGGCAGAACCCTCCGGAGCGATCGGGTTTCCCCGGATGGGGCGGCGAGCCGCCGTCCGAGCAGCGCTTCGACGACCGGGACCGCTCGTCGGCGCCCGGCGGTTTCGGCGAGTCTCCTTCGGCCGCCGCCGCGCCACCGGCCTTCCCGCCGGGGGTTCCGTCCTTCGTCGACGCTCCCGGCACCAACCGGCCGGTGAACGGGGTCAAGCCGCAGTCCGGCACCGAGCGCCCGGGTGACCGCTTCGGTGGTCCGGGGGCGGCCACCGGCAGCGCCGCGGTCAACGGCGCCTCCGGCTTCGGCGGGCAGGGTTTTGGCGGTGGGCCGACCACCGAGCCTGCGCCGGGTGCGCAGTTCCCTGCCTTCCCGGCACCGCCGCAGCAGTCCGCGCCCGCCTGGGGCCAGGCGGACGGCGGATCGGACCAGGGTCGGTTCGACGCGTTCAAGCCGGACGCCGACGAGCCCAAAGCGGAGCCGCCGACGCCGAAGGTCCGCAACGGGCGGGTGCTCGCTGCGGTGCTGGTCGCGGCGGTGCTCATCCTGGCGGTGCCGCTCGGCCTGCTGATGCTGCTGGGCAAGTTCGGCGGCAACGACAACTCGCCTGCCTTCGACCCGGCGGTCGGCACCTGCGTGAAGCAGGCCGGCCAGGCCGCGTCGGCGGTGGACTGCGGCGAGGCGGACGCCTTCACGATCGTGTCCAAGGTGGACACGAAGGACAAGTGCGCCGACCCGGCCCAGCCCCACGTGGTGCTGCCCGGTGACGGCGCCAACCGAGTGCTCTGCCTCAAGCCGGCCACGAAGTAGACCGACGGACGGCGGGGTCACGGGCAACCGTGGCCCCGCCGCCGTCGTTCGTCCCCGGCTGGTTGCCCCGAATCGCCCCCGCTGGCCTGCGGGGTGCCGGTGGTCAGGCACCATGAAGACATGAGCGCACGAGTACGGGCCCCCGAACTGCGCGGTCGGGGCTGGCTGAACACCGGTGGACGCGATCTCAAGCTCGCCGACCTGCGCGGCAAGATCGTCCTTGCTGATTTCTGGACGTTCTGCTGCATCAACTGCCTGCACGTGCTCGACGAGCTGCGGCCGCTGGAGGAGAAGTACGGCGACGTACTCGTGGTGATCGGCGTGCACTCGCCGAAGTTCGAACACGAGAAGGACGCCGACGCCCTGGCCGCCGCCGTGGAGCGGTACGGGGTGCATCACCCCGTCCTCGACGACCCCGAGCTGGACATGTGGCAGCAGTACGCCGCACGGGCCTGGCCGACGCTGTCGGTGATCGATCCCGAGGGTTACGTGGTGGCCACCATGGCCGGCGAGGGACACGCCGAAGGGTTGGCCCGCCTCATCGACGAACTGATCGCCACCCACGAGGCCAAGGGCACCCTGCACCGGGGCGACGGCCCGTACGTCCCGCCGCCGGCGCCGGAGACGACGCTGCGCTTCCCGGGCAAGGCGGTGCTGCTGGACGGCGGCAACCTGCTGGTCTCCGACTCGGCGCGGCACTCCCTGGTCGAGTTGGCCCCGGACGGCGAGACGCTGGTCCGCCGGGTCGGCTCGGGCGACAGGGGCAGGGCCGACGGGCCGGCCGGCGCGGCGACCTTCTCCGAGCCGCAGGGGCTCTGCCTCCTGCCCCGGCACGTCGCCGAGGTGGCCGGCTACGACCTGGTGGTGGCCGACACGGTCAACCACCTGCTGCGCGGCGTACGGCTGGCGTCCGGTGAGGTGGTCACCGTGGCCGGCAGCGGCCGGCAGTGGCGCGCCTCGGTCGACGACCACGCGCACGACGCGCTCGCCGTGGATCTGTCCTCCCCGTGGGACCTGGCCTGGTACGACGACAAGTTGATCATTGCGATGGCCGGCATCCACCAGCTCTGGTGGTTCGACCCGATCAAGCGGACCGCCGGCATGTACGCGGGCACCACAGTCGAGGCGCTGCGCGACGGCCCGCTGACCGAGGCGTGGATGGCGCAGCCGTCAGGGCTCTCCGTGTCGGCCGACGGTGCCCGCTTGTGGATCGCCGACAGCGAGACCAGCGCGGTCCGGTACGTCGAGAACGGGGTGCTGGGCACCGCCGTCGGGCAGGGCCTGTTCGACTTCGGCCACGTGGACGGGCCGGCGGAGTCGGCGTTGCTCCAGCACCCGCTCGGGGTGTGCGCGCTGCCGGACGGCTCGGTGCTGATCGCCGACACGTACAACGGTGCCGTGCGCCGCTTCGACCCGGCCACGTCCCAGGTGTCAACGGTCGCCGACGGGCTGGCCGAGCCGAGCGACCTCGTGCTCACCCCGGCCGGTGAGGTGCTTGTGGTGGAGTCCGCCGGGCACCGGCTGACCCGGTTGGCCCCGGGTGCGCTGTCGGCGGCCGGCGCGAGCACCGTCGACGGGCCCCGGCACCGCACCGAACGCAAGCCGACCGATGTCGCGGCAGGAGCTGTCACCCTCGACATCGTCTTCACTCCCGCGCCGGGGCAGAAGCTCGACGAGACGTACGGGCCGTCGACCCGGCTGGTGGTCTCCGCGTCCCCGCCGGAACTGCTGTTGGACGGTGGCGGCACGGGCACGGAACTGTCCCGCCGACTGGTGCTCAACGGCGAGGTCGCCGCCGGGGTGTTGCAGGTGACCGCGCAGGCGGCGACGTGCGACGCGGACGTCGAGCACGCGGCCTGCCACCTGACCCGGCAGGACTGGGGCGTACCGGTCCGGGTGGTCGACGGCGCCGCGACCCGGCTGCCGCTGGTGCTGCGCGGCCTGGACGCCTAGCTGCTCGACGGCTAGCTGTTAGGAAGGGCCCCTTGTTATGCAAAATCCGATAACAAGGTGCCCTTCCTTTCACGCGAACGGGGCTAGCGGGATTCCCGCGTCGATCAGGGCGGCCCGGACGAGTTCGGTGGCGGAGACCGCGCCCGGCGTGTCGCCGTGTACGCAGATCGACTCCATCGCGCAGGGGATGACTGTGCCGTCGACAGCCACGACGGTGCGTTCGGTGGCCATCCGTACGACCCGGGCGGCCACCTCCTCCGGATCGTTGATCACCGCGCCGGGGGTGCCGCGAGGCACCAGCGACCCGTTGGGCAGGTAGCCGCGGTCGGCGAACGCCTCGGCTACCACCGGCAGACCCGCGCCGACAGCGAGCTGGGCGAGCACCGAGCCGGGCATGCAGAGGACGGGCAGTTCGGGGTCGTAGCCGCAGATCGCGGCGACCACGGCCGCGGCCTGGGATTCGTCGGTGGCCGCCGCGTGGTACAGCGCGCCGTGTGGCTTGAGGTAGCGGACGCGGGTGCGGAAGATCCGGCAGAACGCGTCGAGCGCCCCCAGCTGATAGGTCACCTCGTCGCGCAGTTCGGCGAAGTCGTACGCGATGCGCCGCCGGCCGAAGCCGGCCAGGTCCCGGTAGCCGACCTGCGCGCCCACTGCCACGCCGTGCCGTGCCGCGACCTCGCAGACCCGCCGCATGGTGGACGGATCGCCGCCGTGGAAGCCGCAGGCGACGTTGGCGGAGGTCACGAGGCCCAGTAGGGCGTCGTCGTCGCCGAGCCGCCAGATGCCGAATCCTTCGCCCAGGTCAGCGTTGAGGTCCATGGAATCTGACGGTAGTACCTGGCCGGGCCTGCGCGAGCGGGGTCACGTCGGTGACCACCCCGATGACCGGGTATCCGCCGGTGGTCGGATGGTCGGCGAGGAAGATCAGGGGTTGGCCGTCGGGCGGCACCTGCACCGCGCCGAGCACGATGCCCTCGCTGGGCAGTTCGCCGGCGACCGCGCGGGGCAGCGGTGCGCCGGCCAGTCGCGCGCCCACCCGGTTGCTGACCGGGCTCACTGTGTACGCGGTTCCGAGCAGCCGGTCGACCGCGGCGGGGGTGAACCAGTCGTCGCGTGGGCCGAGGCGCACTGTCAGGTGCAGCTCCGGCGCGGGTGCCGGACCGACTGTCACGTCCACGGGTGCGGGCTCCCCGAGCGGCACGCCAACGGGCAGCCGGTCGCCGTCGCGCAGCGGGGCGGGACCGAGTCCGGAGAGGGTGTCGGTGGCCCGGCTGCCCAGCACCGCTGGCACGTCGATCCCGCCCGCCACGGCCAGCCAACTCCGTACGCCCCGACGGGCCGGCCCGATCGTCAGCACCGTTCCCGCCGGCAGGCTGAGGGGGCGTCCGGTGTCGCCGGGGCGCTCTCCGGCACGGACGGCAACCTCGGCACCGATGATCGCCACGGTGGTGGCCCGAGTCAGCCGCACCGCGCAGCCGGTCAGGGTGATCTCCAGGCCGGCGGCCTCCTCGGGGTTGCCGACCAGCCGGTTGGCGAGCCGCAGGGCGGTCGGGTCGAGAGCACCGGAGCGGGGTACGCCGAGGTGCGCCCAGCCCGGCCGACCCAGGTCCTGCACGGTGGTGAGTGCGCCGGCCCGGAGCACCTCGATCTCGGTGATGTGGGTCATGCCGCCGCCAGCCGGACCGAGGTGCCGGGGCTGAGCCGGGCCGGCGGGTCGTCGTGCACGTCGAAGAGGGTCAGGTCGGTCCGGCCGACGAGCAGCCAACCGCCGGGGGACGCGCTCGGGTAGATACCGGCGTACGGGCCGGCGAGAGCCACGGAGCCGGCCGGAACCCGGGGACGGGGGGTGGACAGCCGGGGCAGCGCCAGTTCGGCGGGGAGCCCGGTCAGGTAGGGAAACCCGGGAGCGAAGCCGCAGAAGGCCACCCGGAACCGGGTGCCGGTCAGGCGGCGCAGCACTGTCGGCACGTCGACCGACCACTGTTCGGCGACGACGGCCAGGTCCGGCCCGTCGAACTCGACCGGAACGACAACCTCGGCACCACCGGACGGGTCGCCGTCGGGCCGGTCTCCGCCGGGCTGGTCGCCGCTGGGCCGATCCGTGGCGGTGCTGGCCGTGGCGGTGCTGGCCGTGGCGGTGCTGGCCGTGGCGGCGACCGTT from Micromonospora profundi harbors:
- a CDS encoding LppU/SCO3897 family protein, with protein sequence MTSEGPHRPGQEPDEVSQGAGPAPYGDRPAQPDNGYNAAGPDLGWAPPPPARPNPPAPAWATQSPEQQANPAWGAAAAPQSSDPAQPAWATGGGAPEQGQPAQWTAPQQGWTPPEQAAPASAPEQPEWAPAQPAARGAAQVPATTAWPAQEDPARSGGWSTETPPDDASGSGGWGGAAQASPPAGDWRGAQPGQPAGWSGGSAQQDDQSGSGGWAVGAAAGRDDQPVWTPAEQTPQTWGQPTEQAEQPAPAWGQAEPAGARGAAQPPTTNWPGQDDPARSGGWAAQQQQQAQPGGWGDGTDVRQDEPAQPAAWGGAEGRQQQPDWVLSAQGQPAERQEPAGWQQAEQASPPAARASVSVPGNDATPGWAAADPGNAAQGGAAVPQVQPWAPGEVWGRAEAEASAQSRGGRGDDAPVYQPAPAPGISPANAVPLPPQEQRVPGASLAAAPPADYAPPAQYPPIPEQPAYAERDTPDAAAQYDAEPAGWGRAEDAPAAGAMVPAPRTSPEAGAGRAAVPVSDAGSAGGAAARATASASVPLASRVMPPADQAMRPASTSAPQPRVYGRPAQAEPENEPDQSAPEAFQADPGSERPSTPDWRNDSDRPSAPDWQSGPERQSPPDWQNPPERSGFPGWGGEPPSEQRFDDRDRSSAPGGFGESPSAAAAPPAFPPGVPSFVDAPGTNRPVNGVKPQSGTERPGDRFGGPGAATGSAAVNGASGFGGQGFGGGPTTEPAPGAQFPAFPAPPQQSAPAWGQADGGSDQGRFDAFKPDADEPKAEPPTPKVRNGRVLAAVLVAAVLILAVPLGLLMLLGKFGGNDNSPAFDPAVGTCVKQAGQAASAVDCGEADAFTIVSKVDTKDKCADPAQPHVVLPGDGANRVLCLKPATK
- a CDS encoding NHL domain-containing thioredoxin family protein; this encodes MSARVRAPELRGRGWLNTGGRDLKLADLRGKIVLADFWTFCCINCLHVLDELRPLEEKYGDVLVVIGVHSPKFEHEKDADALAAAVERYGVHHPVLDDPELDMWQQYAARAWPTLSVIDPEGYVVATMAGEGHAEGLARLIDELIATHEAKGTLHRGDGPYVPPPAPETTLRFPGKAVLLDGGNLLVSDSARHSLVELAPDGETLVRRVGSGDRGRADGPAGAATFSEPQGLCLLPRHVAEVAGYDLVVADTVNHLLRGVRLASGEVVTVAGSGRQWRASVDDHAHDALAVDLSSPWDLAWYDDKLIIAMAGIHQLWWFDPIKRTAGMYAGTTVEALRDGPLTEAWMAQPSGLSVSADGARLWIADSETSAVRYVENGVLGTAVGQGLFDFGHVDGPAESALLQHPLGVCALPDGSVLIADTYNGAVRRFDPATSQVSTVADGLAEPSDLVLTPAGEVLVVESAGHRLTRLAPGALSAAGASTVDGPRHRTERKPTDVAAGAVTLDIVFTPAPGQKLDETYGPSTRLVVSASPPELLLDGGGTGTELSRRLVLNGEVAAGVLQVTAQAATCDADVEHAACHLTRQDWGVPVRVVDGAATRLPLVLRGLDA
- a CDS encoding 5-oxoprolinase subunit C family protein is translated as MTHITEIEVLRAGALTTVQDLGRPGWAHLGVPRSGALDPTALRLANRLVGNPEEAAGLEITLTGCAVRLTRATTVAIIGAEVAVRAGERPGDTGRPLSLPAGTVLTIGPARRGVRSWLAVAGGIDVPAVLGSRATDTLSGLGPAPLRDGDRLPVGVPLGEPAPVDVTVGPAPAPELHLTVRLGPRDDWFTPAAVDRLLGTAYTVSPVSNRVGARLAGAPLPRAVAGELPSEGIVLGAVQVPPDGQPLIFLADHPTTGGYPVIGVVTDVTPLAQARPGTTVRFHGPQR
- a CDS encoding dihydrolipoamide acetyltransferase family protein, with the translated sequence MSRIKEFNLPDLGEGLTEGEILTWLVKVGDTIELNQPIVEVETAKAAVEIPAKWAGQVQAIFHPEGTTVEVGSPIIAIDTDPGAGPLEAPSTTATPTGDLPTPSAASLAAVEVAPAEGMVEPGLIGGPAPGGRTAVLVGYGPRTTTAKRRPRKALPPTPAPAPALTSAAVDHGVVVGDKPAAIPMIPAPQVHDRRDEVSGGGLVLAKPPVRKLAKDLGVDLRALTGSGPLGSITREDVQQAASGATTAAEPVAVTSVATSAASFGADREQRIPVKGVRKLTAENMSRSAFTAPHVTEFLTVDVTRAMKALDRLRGRREWRDVRVSPLLLVAKAVLLAVQRHPMVNSTWAGDEIVVKEYVNLGIAAATERGLIVPNVKDAGRLSLRELADALNELVQTAKSGRTSPAAMSGGTLTITNVGVFGVDTGTPILPPGESAILAFGAVREMPWVHKGKVKARQVTTLGLSFDHRIIDGELGSKFLRDVGDFLTDPEAALLAWT
- a CDS encoding 5-oxoprolinase subunit B family protein, which translates into the protein MRIRPVGEHALLLDCTAPALPPAPVPAAALGEATLVEAWRAELWRRREQGDLDAVEIVPAASTLLLDGLRDPAATAALLARWAPTVAATASTATASTATASTATDRPSGDQPGGDRPDGDPSGGAEVVVPVEFDGPDLAVVAEQWSVDVPTVLRRLTGTRFRVAFCGFAPGFPYLTGLPAELALPRLSTPRPRVPAGSVALAGPYAGIYPSASPGGWLLVGRTDLTLFDVHDDPPARLSPGTSVRLAAA
- a CDS encoding LamB/YcsF family protein, whose protein sequence is MDLNADLGEGFGIWRLGDDDALLGLVTSANVACGFHGGDPSTMRRVCEVAARHGVAVGAQVGYRDLAGFGRRRIAYDFAELRDEVTYQLGALDAFCRIFRTRVRYLKPHGALYHAAATDESQAAAVVAAICGYDPELPVLCMPGSVLAQLAVGAGLPVVAEAFADRGYLPNGSLVPRGTPGAVINDPEEVAARVVRMATERTVVAVDGTVIPCAMESICVHGDTPGAVSATELVRAALIDAGIPLAPFA